The window TGACCTCGTCGTCCTCCTCGGTCACCGTCAGGCCGAGCACGTCGACGTAGAAGGCGCGCGACGCGGCGAGGTCGGTGACGACGAGCTCCATGTAGGCGCAGCGGAGGATGTCCGGCGGCGCGGCGGCCGGCGTGGGGACCGGGTTGTCGCTCTGGATGGGGGCTTCCTTCGTGACGTAGAAGCCGGAGGAGGTGCGGGTGCGGTCGTTGAGTTCGGACATGCCGAGTTCCTGTCTTCGTTGGCGGGTGGGGCGGCAGCGGTGCCGCGGGAGCGGGTGGCGGCAGCGGGGCCGCGAGAGCGGGGGTGGCACCGGTGCCGCGCGATGCGGGTGGGGCGGCTCGACTCCCCACCCGCCGTGCGTCAGTTCGCGCCGAAGCGCGCCGTGTGGACGTCGCCGAGCGTGATGTGCACGGCCTGCTGGTCGGTGTAGAAGTCGATCGAGCGGTAGCCGCCCTCGTGCCCGAGCCCGGAGGCCTTCACGCCACCGAACGGCGAACGCAGATCACGCACGTTGTGCGAGTTGAGCCACACCATGCCGGCCTCGATCGACTGGGCGAAGTTCAGACCGTCTTTGAGGTTGCTGGTCCACACGTAGGCCGCGAGGCCGTAGCGCGTGTCATTCGCGAGCTCGAGCGCCTCGTCGTACGTGTCGAACGGCGTGATCGCGACGACGGGCCCGAAGATCTCCTCCTGGAAGATGCGCGCGTCGGGCTTCACATCGGCGAACACGGTCGGGGCGACCCAGTTGCCCTCTGCGGGCGCACCCTCGGGACGCCCGCCGCCCGCGAGGAGGCGGCCCTCGCCCTTGCCGATCTCGACGTAGCTCATGACCTTGTCGTAGTGCTCGGGGTGGACGAGCGCGCCCACCTCGGTCTTCGGGTCGTGCACGTCACCCACGACGATGTTGCGGGCCCGCTCGGCGTAGCGCTCGAGGAACTCGTCGTAGACGCCGCGCTGCACGAGGATGCGGCTGCCCGCGGTGCAGCGCTCGCCGTTGAGCGAGAAGACGCCGAACAGCGTCGAGTCGATCGCGGCGTCGAGGTCGGCGTCGTCGAACACGACGGCGGGCGACTTGCCGCCGAGCTCCATCGACATGCCCTTGAGGTTCGGCGCGCAGTTGCCGAAGATGATCTGTCCCGTGCGGCTCTCGCCCGTGAACGAGATGAGCGGCACGTCCGGGTGCTTCACGAGGGCGTCGCCGGCGGACTCGCCGAAGCCGTTCACGAGGTTGAAGACGCCCTTCGGCAGCCCCGCCTCCTCGAAGATCCCGGCCCACAGTTGCGCCGACGCGGGCGTGAACTCGGCGGGCTTGAGCACGACCGTGCAGCCCGACGCGATCGCGGGCGCGAGCTTCCACGACTCGAGCATGAAGGGCGTGTTCCACGGCGTGATGAGCCCCGCGACGCCGATGGGCTTGCGGTTCACGTAGTTCGCCTGCCGCCCGGGCACCTTGAACGCGTTGTCGTGCTGGGCGACGATGAGGTCGGCGAAGAAGCGGAAGTTCTCGGCCGCGCGCTGCGCCTGTCCGAGCGCCTGCGTGATGGGCAGGCCCGTGTCCCACGACTCGATCTCGGCGAGGTGCGCGTCCTGCTTCTCGACCTCGTCGGCGATGCGGTTCAGCACCCGTGCGCGGGCCCGGGGGACCATGCGTGGCCACGGGCCGTTCTCGAACGCCTCGGTCGCCGCGGCGACCGCGCGGTCGATGTCGGCCTGCTCACCCGACGCGGCCGTCGCGTAGTTCTCGTTCGTCGACGGGTTGAGCACGTCGAACGTCTCGCCCGAGACCGAGTCGACGAACTCGCCGTCGATGTAGTGCCTGATGGTCGTGGGGACGCCTGCGGGAGGTGCCTGGGTCATGTGGAGATCCCTTCACGGTGGGTGGGCGACGTCGTGGTCGCCCGTGGGGTCGGATGGTGTGTGTCGGTCGAGGCCTGGACGGCCCGGAGTGTGTTGAGTCGGTGTTCGCGGGCCGCCCGCTCGATCTCCGCGGCGGGTGCGCCGTCCTCGATGAGCCGGAGGATCCCCTCGTGCTCGGCCACCGACTCCCGGGCGCGGCCGGGCACGAAGCCGAAGGTCGAGGCGCGCATGCGCGCCATTCGCGCCCAACCCCGCTCGACGAGGTCGAGCACGTGCGGGTTGGGGCAGTCCTCGTAGAGGTGGGCGTGGAACTCGGTGTTGAGCTCGGTGAAACGCGTCGGGTCGAAGTCCTCGAGGGCCGCCGCCATCCGCGCGTTGATGGCGCGCGCCTCGGCGATCCGGTCGGGCGTGAGGAGCGGCGCCGTGAGCGCGGTCGCATACCCCTCGACGAGCCCGAGCGTCTCCATCGTGTGGGCGTAGAGCTCGGGGTCGAGCATCGCGACCTGCGCGCCGACGTTGCGCTCGTACGTGACGAGCCCCTCCGCCTCGAGCATGCGCACGGCCTCGCGCACCGGCACGGGGCTGATGCCGAGTTCGCGCGCGATCTGCCCGAGAACGAGCCGGTAGCCGGGGGCGTACGTGCCGTCCTCGATGCGCTCGCGGAGGTGGGCGAGCGCGATCTGCGCCTTCGAGCGGGGCTCCGCTACTGCTGCGATTCGCGCCATGCGGCGTACCGTGCCTTCCATTCGGCGTTCGGCGGGAACAGGCCGTCGACGGGCTCACCGGCCGCGACCTGGTCGAAGACCCACGCGTCCTGCTGTTCCTGGGCGTAGGCCTCCTCGACGACCTCGGCGAACAGGGGCGGCGGGATGACGATGACGCCGTCGTCGTCGCCGACGATCACGTCACCGGGCTGCACCGCGGTGCCGCCGCACGCGATCGTGCCGCCGACCTCCCACGGCACGTGCCGACGTCCGAGCACCGCGGGGTGCGAGCCGGACGAGTAGACGGGCAGGTCGAGCTCGGCGACGGCG is drawn from Pseudoclavibacter chungangensis and contains these coding sequences:
- the hpaE gene encoding 5-carboxymethyl-2-hydroxymuconate semialdehyde dehydrogenase, coding for MTQAPPAGVPTTIRHYIDGEFVDSVSGETFDVLNPSTNENYATAASGEQADIDRAVAAATEAFENGPWPRMVPRARARVLNRIADEVEKQDAHLAEIESWDTGLPITQALGQAQRAAENFRFFADLIVAQHDNAFKVPGRQANYVNRKPIGVAGLITPWNTPFMLESWKLAPAIASGCTVVLKPAEFTPASAQLWAGIFEEAGLPKGVFNLVNGFGESAGDALVKHPDVPLISFTGESRTGQIIFGNCAPNLKGMSMELGGKSPAVVFDDADLDAAIDSTLFGVFSLNGERCTAGSRILVQRGVYDEFLERYAERARNIVVGDVHDPKTEVGALVHPEHYDKVMSYVEIGKGEGRLLAGGGRPEGAPAEGNWVAPTVFADVKPDARIFQEEIFGPVVAITPFDTYDEALELANDTRYGLAAYVWTSNLKDGLNFAQSIEAGMVWLNSHNVRDLRSPFGGVKASGLGHEGGYRSIDFYTDQQAVHITLGDVHTARFGAN
- a CDS encoding GntR family transcriptional regulator, producing MARIAAVAEPRSKAQIALAHLRERIEDGTYAPGYRLVLGQIARELGISPVPVREAVRMLEAEGLVTYERNVGAQVAMLDPELYAHTMETLGLVEGYATALTAPLLTPDRIAEARAINARMAAALEDFDPTRFTELNTEFHAHLYEDCPNPHVLDLVERGWARMARMRASTFGFVPGRARESVAEHEGILRLIEDGAPAAEIERAAREHRLNTLRAVQASTDTHHPTPRATTTSPTHREGIST